A genomic region of Prionailurus viverrinus isolate Anna chromosome D4, UM_Priviv_1.0, whole genome shotgun sequence contains the following coding sequences:
- the EQTN gene encoding equatorin encodes MNFILYIFVSGVFSSQLPNMTSHNDGEKSGDMMLSEMMLPEKQGKQALENKEPPENKELMENKELMENKEPLENKEPPENKEPLENKEPPEYKPPENKDPPENEPPENKVDTPANEKNGNYYKDIKQYVFTTQNVNGSQSEISVRATTDLQFALRNYKLLNETTTSFPGKATSEEHATEPPQKQYRRRTNRPNEPAFWTMLAKALNATPTAEELEEKDQLFHPIPHSDLNAINEDNMTQLQEIKLKLMLGISLMTLFLFVIILAISSALLYKVKTMSYKSPVLTEYSVNPELATLSYFHPSEGVSDTSFSKSADSSTFWGTTSSELKKEDTLSKSRTTDMISTASDDTGMNDESDLIQSEDPSEETPTD; translated from the exons AtgaattttatattgtatatttttgtatctggGGTTTTTTCCTCACAGCTCCCCAATATGACTTCCCATAATGATGGTGAGA AGTCTGGGGACATGATGTTATCGGAAATGATGCTACCTGAAAAACAAGGTAAACAGGCACTGGAAAATAAGGAACCACCGGAAAATAAGGAACTGATGGAAAACAAGGAACTGATGGAAAATAAGGAACCGCTGGAAAACAAGGAACCACCAGAAAATAAGGAACCGCTAGAAAATAAGGAACCTCCAGAATATAAACCACCGGAAAATAAGGACCCACCAGAAAATGAGCCACCGGAAAATAAGGTGGATACTCCTGCTAATGAGAAGAATGGCaattattataaagatataaaacaat ATGTGTTCACAACGCAAAATGTAAATGGCAGCCAGTCTGAAATATCTGTGAGAGCAACAACCGATTTGCAATTTGCTCTAAGAAACT ATAAACTCCTCAATGAAACAACTACGTCATTTCCTGGGAAAGCCACCAGTGAAGAACATGCTACTGAACCCCCTCAAAAACAATATCGAA gaCGAACCAACCGTCCAAATGAGCCTGCATTTTGGACAATGTTAGCTAAAG CTTTAAATGCAACACCAACAGCTGAGGAGCTTGAGGAAAAAGATCAATTATTTCACCCAATTCCAC aCTCTGATTTGAATGCCATAAATGAAGATAACATGACACAGCTACAGGAAATCAAGTTAAAATTAATGCTGGGCATCTCCCTGATGACCCTCTTCCTTTTTGTCATCATCTTGGCCATCAGCAGTGCCTTGCTGTACAAGGTGAAGACAATGAG ttataaaaGTCCAGTTCTAACCGAATACTCCGTCAACCCAGAGCTGGCAACTCTGTCTTACTTCCACCCGTCAGAAGGTGTATCAGACACATCTTTTTCTAAGAGTGCTGACAGCAGCACATTTTGGGGTACTACATCTTCAGAATTGAAAAAAGAAGACACATTGTCAAAATCTAGAACAACGGACATGATTTCCACAGCCTCAGATGATACAGGCATGAATGATGAGTCAGATTTAATTCAGAGTGAGGACCCAAGTGAAGAAACTCCCACAGATTGA